A DNA window from Elusimicrobiota bacterium contains the following coding sequences:
- a CDS encoding glycogen-binding domain-containing protein: MTRSRILLLMLLDLALIGGAGYRAYERYGELKPASAAAPVAPPAAPPAETPAVETSTAPVAVPAVEISTTTSDATATSTATAVSAPPTSTPGGVEASTGPAPTARVAFRYRNSVAKKVFLTGTFNNWTPAAFRKSASGLWTLAVDVVPGDHAYNFLVDGKTVRDPNQRRSDEKGRSLLRVAPASK, from the coding sequence CGCTCTCGAATACTTCTTTTGATGCTGCTGGATCTGGCCCTGATCGGGGGAGCCGGTTACCGCGCCTACGAACGCTACGGGGAATTGAAACCCGCTTCGGCGGCCGCTCCCGTGGCGCCGCCGGCCGCGCCTCCGGCGGAAACCCCGGCGGTGGAGACCTCCACGGCGCCCGTCGCCGTCCCCGCCGTTGAGATTTCCACGACGACCTCCGACGCGACGGCGACTTCCACGGCGACGGCGGTCTCGGCCCCACCGACCTCGACGCCCGGCGGCGTGGAGGCCTCGACCGGACCCGCCCCCACCGCGCGAGTGGCCTTCCGTTACCGAAATTCCGTCGCCAAAAAAGTTTTCCTTACCGGAACGTTCAACAATTGGACCCCGGCGGCTTTTCGAAAATCGGCCTCGGGTCTTTGGACGCTTGCGGTGGACGTCGTCCCCGGGGACCACGCCTACAATTTCCTCGTGGACGGGAAAACCGTTCGCGACCCCAATCAACGGCGCAGCGACGAAAAAGGACGTTCCCTTCTTCGCGTCGCGCCCGCCTCCAAATAA
- a CDS encoding tetratricopeptide repeat protein → MAVLLGGLLPAAATPLGAKESEPIRYFQFKFKPDQPAESLQNYLTFVQKNAPGIEGLRTQYAVADAFMAQGKWDEAAEILQTIVQVPQADEFFRASVLIKLADCNMRMAQFATASGYYTAAAQSAVRSILPEATIGLALACVAKGEREKAFVHFQELIAFYPSYKIHPRYMFPLGLIQWEVRKYEGALDYFLKDEGNPASLYFAGLCFRELKRVPEATAVFRRITEDHPESVWANRARFEVGETFYQQKDFNLAAQTFQNIYRDRPSDQWETLAYYRMACVDMQQNNFKAAEEKLTILADDNKDPMLLSNITYLLSEALAEQKKVTHLIDILESAQKTKRKSVDNMYRLIWGYTAQGDYKKAIDLANDFLSTQLDADLTPRALLVQGYAFNKLGKLPEAFASYQLVVENFPATPYAAKATQLAAMNYYRAGQFKAVTTQVNSLWESIDNGVRNHYPETLYWLAQAHLKLRHGDESEALFKEFAKIAPPRHPWLPQALRAQALASALGKSSETALPILQRAYQNASDIGDRALMGKLTLDMANISFNAKKYEKAAGFYRQMEQVDPKNEKLPFALFQGGVALYRSSYYTDAIDNWTKLVRQFPKDNRAPDALFRASKTWFDLAKFSEAIAGFEDLMRNYPLTEFAKDALLQIGQAYYNDKNFSKAIDTYKDFLAKYPRDPQSVQVAQLLQMAYYKTGKSPEDIDALTKGQTKNPVLVDVYWEEGAKLYNEKDYPKARELFEKIIFNFPTSSLAPQASFYRSEALFLEEKYQEAAVAYEGFLQSYKDDAQRNLAMFHLAVSRYNLKQFPESAQTFELFAQTFPKDALAQNASLNAALSYIQAQNVEEAIDAVQSYAASFPNAEDLGTAYLQLGQFLEKLGQEQKAAEIYRQTPPRRAEYPEALYNVARVFREIKNAPEEQKAYESLAALPNKSDPYRIAGLLQWGDLLVLQGKLPQAAGAYKDVVKNAADAESRGRAQEQLTALGPAAK, encoded by the coding sequence ATGGCCGTCCTCCTCGGGGGGCTCCTCCCCGCCGCCGCCACGCCCCTGGGCGCCAAGGAATCCGAACCCATTCGGTATTTTCAATTCAAATTCAAACCCGACCAACCCGCGGAATCCCTCCAAAATTATTTGACCTTCGTTCAAAAAAACGCCCCCGGCATTGAGGGCCTGCGGACCCAATACGCCGTGGCCGACGCCTTCATGGCCCAGGGCAAATGGGACGAAGCCGCTGAAATCCTCCAAACCATCGTTCAGGTCCCCCAGGCGGACGAATTTTTCCGGGCCAGCGTTTTGATCAAGCTGGCCGACTGCAACATGCGCATGGCGCAATTCGCCACGGCCAGCGGCTATTACACCGCCGCCGCCCAATCCGCCGTCCGGTCCATCCTGCCCGAGGCCACTATTGGATTGGCTCTGGCTTGCGTGGCCAAAGGCGAACGTGAAAAAGCCTTCGTCCATTTCCAGGAATTGATCGCCTTTTATCCGTCTTACAAAATCCACCCGCGCTACATGTTTCCGTTGGGGCTCATCCAATGGGAGGTGCGTAAATACGAAGGGGCGTTGGATTACTTTTTGAAAGACGAAGGCAACCCGGCGAGCCTCTATTTCGCGGGCCTGTGCTTTCGGGAACTCAAACGCGTTCCCGAGGCCACCGCCGTTTTCCGCCGCATCACGGAGGACCACCCCGAATCCGTCTGGGCCAACCGCGCCCGGTTCGAGGTGGGGGAGACGTTTTACCAGCAGAAGGATTTCAATCTTGCCGCGCAAACCTTTCAGAACATCTACCGGGACCGCCCCTCGGACCAATGGGAAACCCTGGCCTACTACCGCATGGCCTGCGTCGACATGCAACAGAACAATTTTAAAGCGGCCGAAGAAAAGCTGACGATTTTGGCGGACGACAACAAAGACCCCATGCTCCTGTCCAACATCACCTATCTGTTGTCCGAAGCCCTGGCGGAGCAAAAGAAGGTCACGCACCTGATCGACATTTTGGAGTCGGCCCAAAAGACCAAACGAAAATCCGTCGACAACATGTACCGGCTGATCTGGGGGTATACCGCCCAAGGCGATTACAAAAAAGCCATCGACTTGGCCAACGATTTTCTGAGCACCCAGCTCGACGCCGACCTGACGCCGCGGGCCCTCCTGGTCCAGGGGTACGCCTTCAACAAATTGGGGAAATTGCCCGAAGCCTTCGCGAGTTATCAACTGGTCGTTGAAAATTTTCCGGCGACCCCCTACGCCGCCAAAGCGACCCAGTTGGCCGCCATGAATTATTACCGGGCGGGTCAGTTCAAGGCCGTGACCACCCAGGTCAACAGCCTGTGGGAATCCATCGACAACGGCGTGCGCAACCATTATCCGGAAACACTTTACTGGCTGGCCCAGGCGCATCTGAAGTTGCGCCACGGCGACGAGTCCGAGGCGCTGTTCAAGGAGTTCGCGAAAATCGCGCCCCCGCGGCACCCCTGGCTTCCCCAAGCCCTGCGGGCCCAGGCCCTGGCGAGCGCCCTCGGCAAAAGCTCCGAAACCGCCCTGCCGATCCTTCAACGGGCTTACCAGAACGCCAGCGACATCGGCGACCGGGCGCTCATGGGCAAGTTGACCTTGGACATGGCCAACATCTCTTTCAACGCGAAGAAATACGAAAAAGCCGCCGGGTTCTATCGGCAAATGGAACAAGTGGACCCGAAAAACGAAAAACTCCCCTTCGCCCTCTTTCAAGGCGGCGTGGCCCTTTATCGGTCCTCGTACTACACCGATGCCATTGACAACTGGACGAAGCTGGTCCGCCAGTTTCCCAAGGACAACCGCGCCCCCGACGCCTTGTTCCGAGCCTCCAAAACCTGGTTCGATTTGGCCAAATTCTCCGAGGCCATCGCCGGGTTCGAAGACCTGATGCGCAATTACCCGCTGACCGAATTCGCCAAGGACGCGTTGCTTCAAATCGGCCAGGCCTATTACAACGACAAGAATTTCTCGAAGGCGATCGACACCTACAAGGATTTCCTGGCCAAGTATCCCCGGGACCCGCAGTCGGTCCAGGTCGCCCAGCTTCTTCAGATGGCCTATTACAAAACCGGCAAATCGCCCGAAGACATCGACGCGCTCACCAAAGGCCAAACCAAGAACCCCGTGCTGGTCGACGTGTACTGGGAAGAGGGCGCCAAACTCTACAACGAAAAGGATTACCCCAAGGCCCGGGAGCTTTTCGAAAAAATCATTTTCAACTTCCCCACGTCCTCCCTGGCGCCCCAGGCCTCTTTTTATCGATCCGAAGCGCTTTTCTTGGAGGAAAAATACCAGGAAGCGGCCGTGGCTTACGAAGGCTTTTTGCAGTCCTACAAGGACGACGCCCAGCGCAATCTGGCCATGTTTCATTTGGCGGTCAGCCGGTACAATTTGAAACAATTCCCCGAATCCGCTCAAACCTTTGAGCTGTTCGCCCAGACGTTTCCCAAAGACGCCCTGGCCCAAAACGCGTCGCTGAACGCCGCCTTGTCCTACATTCAAGCGCAAAACGTCGAGGAAGCCATCGACGCGGTGCAAAGCTACGCCGCGTCCTTCCCCAACGCCGAAGACCTCGGAACCGCCTACCTGCAGTTGGGACAATTTCTGGAAAAACTGGGGCAGGAGCAAAAAGCCGCCGAGATTTACCGCCAAACGCCCCCCCGGCGGGCCGAGTACCCCGAAGCCCTCTACAATGTGGCGCGGGTGTTCCGGGAAATCAAAAACGCCCCCGAAGAACAGAAGGCGTACGAAAGCTTGGCCGCCCTGCCGAACAAGAGCGATCCTTACCGAATCGCCGGCCTCCTTCAGTGGGGGGATTTGTTGGTTTTGCAGGGCAAGTTGCCCCAAGCCGCGGGGGCCTACAAAGACGTGGTCAAGAACGCGGCGGACGCGGAAAGCCGCGGGCGCGCCCAGGAACAATTGACGGCTCTGGGACCGGCCGCGAAATGA
- a CDS encoding MotA/TolQ/ExbB proton channel family protein, giving the protein MPHMSFIEIMKISLVMPVLLVLSIVLVAVTIERLYFYSRMGQLDSRLFRRIKDHLLEGRLADAKETANRGRGLIAEALEAVLGAAAAHHKNRQEMDHVLTLYFQRTQSLLGRRLGLFGTLSFISPLLGLLGTVLGVMTAFRDLAVSGQGGPTVVAAGISEALIATASGIAVAVSAALIYNYFNFRMRHLLNSLNIFGQEIAIIVTSGKDL; this is encoded by the coding sequence ATGCCGCACATGAGTTTCATCGAAATAATGAAGATCAGTTTGGTCATGCCCGTTTTGTTGGTGCTGTCCATTGTTCTCGTGGCCGTCACCATCGAGCGCCTTTATTTTTACTCCCGCATGGGCCAACTGGACAGCCGACTTTTCCGGCGCATCAAGGATCATTTGCTCGAAGGCCGCCTGGCCGACGCCAAGGAAACCGCGAATCGGGGCAGAGGTCTCATCGCCGAAGCCCTGGAAGCCGTTTTGGGCGCCGCGGCCGCTCATCACAAAAACCGCCAGGAAATGGACCACGTCTTGACCCTCTACTTTCAGCGCACCCAATCCCTGCTCGGTCGGCGCCTGGGCCTCTTCGGGACCTTGAGCTTCATTTCCCCGCTCCTGGGACTGTTGGGAACCGTGTTGGGCGTCATGACGGCCTTCCGTGATTTGGCCGTTTCCGGCCAGGGGGGACCGACGGTGGTCGCGGCCGGTATTTCCGAAGCTCTGATCGCCACGGCCTCCGGCATCGCGGTGGCCGTGTCCGCCGCGCTCATTTACAATTATTTCAATTTCCGCATGCGGCATCTGCTCAACAGCCTGAATATTTTCGGGCAGGAAATCGCCATCATCGTCACGTCCGGAAAGGACCTCTAA
- a CDS encoding biopolymer transporter ExbD, giving the protein MHDPSQEGELEETEKINVVPLADLTLVLLIVLMVLSPMISQSMIHVAVPTIKNEGAGDTPKENPAETPPEPLLIAISGDGYTLNNAKVENFDALMVALDARLKENAKRPVLVTAAKSIPVGRVVEVLDLAKGVGAESVSLVKSGEDLPGGKK; this is encoded by the coding sequence ATGCACGACCCGTCCCAAGAAGGGGAGCTGGAAGAAACCGAGAAAATCAACGTCGTCCCGTTGGCGGACTTGACGTTGGTGCTTCTCATCGTGCTCATGGTGCTTTCGCCCATGATCAGCCAGTCCATGATCCACGTGGCGGTGCCGACCATTAAAAACGAAGGGGCGGGGGACACGCCGAAGGAAAACCCGGCCGAAACACCGCCGGAGCCGCTGTTGATCGCCATTTCCGGCGACGGCTACACGTTGAACAACGCGAAGGTGGAAAATTTCGACGCTTTGATGGTGGCTCTGGACGCCCGGTTGAAGGAGAACGCCAAGCGCCCGGTGCTCGTCACCGCGGCCAAGAGCATTCCGGTGGGCCGCGTGGTGGAAGTGCTGGACTTGGCCAAGGGCGTCGGCGCGGAAAGCGTGTCGCTCGTTAAATCGGGCGAAGACCTTCCCGGGGGGAAGAAATGA
- a CDS encoding biopolymer transporter ExbD has protein sequence MTDDVRRRITGDGAIAGINIVPVIDLCLVLLVILLIISPLLEKVPVEVNLPKAHAHEEKENSLSVTISPDGKIALNTDLVERKDLTASVRALLRLQGENVLVIVRSDENVSYGDLTDVLKEIKDAGAKNIAVGTQLIQDKAGS, from the coding sequence ATGACCGACGATGTCCGTCGACGGATCACCGGGGACGGCGCCATCGCCGGGATCAACATCGTCCCGGTCATCGACCTTTGCCTGGTGCTCCTGGTCATTTTGCTGATCATTTCTCCGCTTTTGGAAAAAGTGCCCGTGGAGGTGAATTTGCCCAAGGCCCACGCCCACGAAGAAAAAGAGAACAGCCTGTCGGTAACGATCTCCCCGGACGGCAAAATCGCCCTGAACACGGATTTGGTGGAGCGCAAGGATTTAACGGCGTCGGTCCGGGCTCTCCTGCGGCTCCAGGGGGAAAACGTGTTGGTCATCGTACGCTCCGACGAAAACGTGAGTTACGGCGATTTAACGGACGTTTTGAAGGAAATCAAAGACGCCGGCGCGAAGAACATCGCGGTGGGCACGCAGCTGATCCAGGACAAGGCCGGCTCGTGA
- a CDS encoding energy transducer TonB, which yields MRDWEMLYDRPPLGLDAALFGVALLLHAPLLFLQFKAAPHTHRAEPRVVKVELLENLNAQVFSNPISVRPTTGPVIKNPIDMPQYKDLIKRIQEARLKGDLLPAVKPHVVPPAIPKGGLATGPIKLPESALNNKGVFNHVTAPQLGSGPAGLKGGSAAAGPAATGRPLGDIGGGPAGPALLGNKGSFSVRSGQIGSIGSGDGIKVGAGGGGAIAIKTTKTGSVDAAVLDPIPVQDKGRFGSLGGDGTGGTLSGGAAHAGVPGGTGNGLAGGAAGLATGNVARAQRPAFTITGPLTGRQVIYQEKPEYPAILRAKGIESAVHLRFVVTAEGNVKDVSIVRTSGYPDMDRSAVRAIRKWSFVPLDHFEDQEGTIIMTFSLR from the coding sequence ATGCGCGATTGGGAGATGCTCTACGATCGGCCCCCCTTGGGGTTGGACGCGGCCCTTTTTGGGGTCGCCCTCCTTCTGCACGCCCCGTTGCTTTTCCTACAATTCAAAGCCGCGCCCCACACCCACCGGGCCGAACCCCGGGTGGTGAAGGTGGAGTTGCTCGAAAATCTAAACGCCCAAGTCTTTTCCAATCCCATTTCCGTCCGGCCGACCACGGGCCCCGTCATTAAAAACCCCATCGACATGCCCCAATACAAGGATTTAATCAAACGTATTCAGGAAGCTCGCTTGAAGGGCGACCTACTTCCCGCGGTCAAGCCGCACGTGGTCCCCCCCGCCATCCCCAAGGGCGGTTTGGCCACCGGCCCCATTAAGTTGCCCGAATCGGCGTTGAACAACAAAGGCGTCTTCAACCACGTGACCGCCCCCCAATTGGGAAGCGGTCCCGCCGGTCTCAAAGGCGGTTCCGCCGCCGCGGGGCCCGCGGCCACGGGACGGCCCCTGGGCGACATCGGCGGCGGGCCGGCCGGCCCCGCGCTCCTGGGCAACAAGGGCAGTTTTTCCGTTCGATCGGGCCAAATCGGCTCCATCGGCTCCGGCGATGGCATCAAAGTCGGCGCGGGGGGCGGCGGAGCGATCGCGATTAAAACCACCAAAACCGGGTCGGTGGACGCCGCGGTGTTGGACCCCATCCCCGTTCAGGACAAAGGACGTTTTGGAAGTTTGGGCGGCGACGGGACCGGCGGAACCCTGTCCGGCGGCGCGGCCCACGCCGGAGTGCCCGGGGGAACCGGGAACGGGTTGGCCGGCGGAGCCGCCGGTTTGGCCACCGGGAACGTCGCGCGCGCCCAACGACCGGCGTTTACCATCACGGGGCCCTTGACCGGCCGCCAAGTGATTTATCAGGAAAAACCGGAATACCCGGCCATTCTCCGGGCCAAAGGCATCGAGTCCGCCGTTCATCTTCGATTCGTCGTCACGGCGGAGGGGAATGTCAAAGACGTGAGCATCGTCCGGACATCCGGATACCCCGACATGGACCGGTCCGCCGTGCGGGCCATTCGCAAATGGTCCTTTGTTCCGCTCGACCACTTTGAAGATCAGGAAGGCACCATCATCATGACGTTCTCCCTCCGATGA
- a CDS encoding aminotransferase class I/II-fold pyridoxal phosphate-dependent enzyme, with the protein MRQNKAPLFDTLLGHAKNRVVSFHTPGHKNGRGIDARLRDFTGRNLYYMDVTVFPEVDSLHDPVGPIKKAQQLMAMAYGVEHSFFLVNGSSVGNMIMLMSACGPGDSVIISRNAHKSTMAGVILSGVWPIWIQPKVDQNLDILFDSSPEQIEEALRLYPEAKAVVVTSPTYNGVTADLVKIAEICHSRGKILLVDEAHGPHLKFHEDLPISAVEAGADMCVQSTHKILSALSQGSVVHVQSDLVDITRVRRVVSLLQTTSPNYVILASLDLARRQAVMEGEKRLEKVIRAAEAGRKRLNTLKNIFCITRKDIQARGYDMDPTKLTVNVTRTGLSGHEIEDILAREYKVQVDAADLFNLIAIMGIGSEKSDVDRLVDALADIDRKYRGEAQNWVLPIPELTTEMVMNPRDVFLHHKAKRVPLSRSIGQISAQTLTPYPPGIPVLIPGERITPEIVNYLTDLAEKDIRVVGQEGDALRTVKVVAVR; encoded by the coding sequence ATGAGGCAAAACAAAGCCCCGCTGTTCGACACCTTGCTGGGCCACGCCAAAAACCGCGTGGTCTCCTTCCACACGCCGGGCCATAAAAACGGCCGGGGCATCGACGCCCGCCTCCGCGACTTCACCGGGCGGAACCTGTATTACATGGACGTCACGGTTTTCCCGGAGGTGGACTCGCTCCACGACCCGGTGGGCCCCATCAAAAAAGCCCAACAGCTGATGGCCATGGCCTACGGCGTCGAGCACTCGTTCTTCCTGGTGAACGGATCCTCCGTCGGGAACATGATCATGCTCATGTCCGCCTGCGGGCCGGGCGATTCCGTCATCATCTCGCGAAACGCCCACAAATCGACCATGGCCGGCGTCATCCTCTCGGGCGTTTGGCCCATTTGGATTCAACCCAAGGTCGACCAAAACCTCGACATCCTTTTCGACTCCAGCCCCGAACAAATCGAAGAGGCCCTTCGGCTTTACCCGGAGGCCAAGGCCGTCGTCGTCACGAGCCCGACCTACAACGGCGTGACGGCGGATCTCGTGAAGATCGCCGAAATTTGCCACTCCCGAGGGAAAATCCTGTTGGTGGACGAGGCCCACGGTCCCCACCTCAAATTCCACGAAGACCTGCCGATCTCGGCCGTGGAAGCGGGGGCCGACATGTGCGTTCAATCCACCCATAAAATCCTCTCGGCCCTGTCCCAGGGATCCGTGGTCCACGTTCAATCGGACTTGGTGGACATCACCCGGGTGCGACGGGTCGTCTCCCTCCTTCAAACCACGAGCCCCAATTACGTCATTCTCGCCAGCCTGGATTTGGCGCGGCGGCAAGCCGTGATGGAGGGGGAAAAACGCCTCGAGAAAGTGATCCGGGCCGCCGAAGCGGGACGCAAACGGCTCAACACGCTCAAAAACATTTTTTGCATCACGCGCAAAGACATTCAGGCCCGGGGCTACGACATGGACCCGACGAAACTGACGGTCAACGTCACCCGCACCGGCCTTTCGGGACACGAGATCGAAGACATTTTGGCCCGGGAATACAAAGTGCAGGTCGACGCCGCCGATCTGTTCAATTTAATCGCCATCATGGGCATCGGGTCCGAAAAATCCGACGTGGACCGCCTGGTGGACGCCCTGGCCGACATCGACCGCAAATACCGGGGCGAGGCGCAGAACTGGGTGCTCCCCATTCCGGAACTCACCACCGAAATGGTCATGAATCCCCGGGACGTGTTTCTGCACCACAAGGCCAAGCGCGTGCCCCTGTCCCGCTCCATCGGCCAGATTTCGGCGCAAACGTTGACGCCGTACCCGCCCGGCATCCCCGTGTTGATCCCGGGCGAACGAATCACTCCGGAAATTGTAAACTACCTGACGGATTTGGCCGAGAAAGATATCCGCGTCGTCGGCCAGGAAGGCGACGCCCTCCGGACCGTGAAAGTGGTGGCCGTCCGCTGA
- a CDS encoding TraR/DksA family transcriptional regulator yields the protein MAKKKTGAPNPPAKKRVQKQPGTQAYEKRLLQMREDIIHLVRENQDNETENEVGDEADAATKSAERELLFELSDNERQSLDAVEAALRKINTGAYGLCESCRTKIAVPRLKAIPHARYCIHCQSRFDSPRS from the coding sequence ATGGCGAAGAAAAAAACAGGGGCTCCGAACCCTCCGGCAAAAAAGCGGGTCCAAAAGCAACCCGGCACCCAGGCCTATGAAAAACGCCTGCTGCAAATGCGGGAAGACATCATTCATTTGGTCCGCGAAAACCAGGACAACGAAACCGAAAACGAGGTGGGGGACGAAGCCGACGCCGCCACCAAATCCGCGGAACGCGAGCTCTTGTTCGAGTTGTCGGACAACGAACGCCAGTCCTTGGACGCGGTCGAAGCCGCGCTCCGCAAAATCAACACGGGGGCGTACGGGCTCTGCGAATCCTGCCGGACGAAGATCGCCGTTCCGCGCCTAAAAGCGATCCCCCACGCGCGCTACTGCATTCACTGTCAATCCCGTTTCGACTCCCCACGGAGCTGA
- a CDS encoding sulfurtransferase TusA family protein, whose amino-acid sequence MPTLLAALTLEKMRPGDILELHGDDPSTRRDLPAWCVESGHRFLGFGDAPAASFVARIQKS is encoded by the coding sequence ATGCCGACGTTGTTGGCGGCGTTGACCCTGGAGAAAATGCGGCCCGGCGACATCCTGGAACTTCACGGCGACGATCCCAGCACCCGTCGGGACCTCCCGGCGTGGTGCGTCGAATCCGGCCACCGGTTTCTGGGGTTCGGCGACGCCCCCGCCGCCTCTTTCGTCGCCCGCATTCAAAAATCGTGA
- a CDS encoding leucyl aminopeptidase, with the protein MIPRLRVDSKAGGRPVVLPVFQTPGDPVWPRRAAAWPKSLLTGARDDGFTGKIGETHLISGPNAQASEKILLVGLGKKESADGQSLRLFGAGAYRRLRSTRWTTARFLIADDVIPAAEAARAVAEGVGLAAYRFDKHQSEKTGGDLLKEIVFDAPTPDLREAMEGVRLGTLWAEAVACARDLINEPPSHKTPVTLGRWAQQLAGGRLRVRVYDKRALQKMGAGALLGVNRGSAHPPVLVHLRYTPAGKPKRRIAFVGKGITFDSGGLSLKPADGMMTMKYDMAGAATVFSLFKILPRLAPDIEVHGVAPVTENMPGPDAYKPGDVVTALNGKTIEVLNTDAEGRVVLADALTFATRLDVEEIVDVATLTGAATVALGKNIAACLSNTPRLTERLRAAADAAGEKLWPLPLETTYREHLRSKVADLKNIGNPGEAGTIIGGLFLEEFVAGKPWAHIDMAGVGWNAAGTPTSAPGATGAVVRTFLNYLWSLHLGQRREATA; encoded by the coding sequence GTGATCCCCCGCCTGCGCGTCGATTCCAAAGCCGGCGGCCGCCCCGTCGTCCTCCCCGTTTTTCAGACCCCGGGCGACCCGGTTTGGCCCCGGCGGGCCGCGGCGTGGCCGAAATCCCTTCTCACCGGCGCCCGGGACGACGGATTCACCGGCAAAATCGGCGAAACCCATTTGATCTCGGGCCCGAACGCCCAGGCCTCCGAAAAAATCCTCTTGGTCGGACTCGGGAAAAAAGAGTCCGCCGACGGACAGTCCCTCCGCCTCTTCGGGGCGGGGGCTTATCGGCGCCTGCGGTCCACCCGATGGACCACCGCCCGTTTTCTGATCGCCGACGACGTAATTCCCGCGGCCGAAGCCGCCCGGGCGGTCGCCGAGGGCGTGGGACTGGCCGCTTACCGTTTCGATAAACACCAATCCGAGAAAACCGGCGGCGACCTCCTGAAAGAAATCGTTTTTGACGCGCCGACCCCCGACCTCCGCGAGGCGATGGAGGGCGTGCGCCTGGGAACCCTCTGGGCCGAGGCGGTGGCCTGCGCCCGGGATCTGATCAACGAACCGCCCAGCCACAAAACACCGGTCACGCTGGGCCGCTGGGCTCAACAATTGGCGGGAGGGCGACTTCGGGTCCGGGTCTACGATAAGCGAGCCCTTCAAAAAATGGGCGCGGGAGCTTTGCTCGGGGTGAACCGGGGGAGCGCCCATCCGCCGGTCCTGGTCCATCTTCGCTACACCCCCGCCGGAAAACCCAAGCGCCGGATCGCCTTCGTCGGAAAAGGGATCACCTTCGATTCCGGCGGCTTGTCGCTTAAACCCGCCGACGGCATGATGACGATGAAATACGACATGGCCGGGGCCGCCACCGTCTTTTCGCTTTTCAAAATTCTGCCCCGGTTGGCGCCGGACATCGAGGTGCACGGGGTGGCCCCCGTGACGGAAAACATGCCCGGCCCCGACGCGTACAAGCCGGGCGACGTGGTCACGGCCCTGAACGGCAAGACCATCGAAGTCCTCAACACCGACGCCGAGGGGCGCGTGGTGTTGGCCGACGCGCTGACGTTTGCGACCCGACTGGACGTGGAGGAGATCGTGGACGTCGCCACCTTGACCGGCGCGGCCACGGTGGCTCTGGGGAAAAACATCGCCGCGTGCCTTTCCAACACCCCCCGGCTGACGGAGCGGCTTCGGGCCGCGGCCGACGCCGCGGGCGAGAAGCTGTGGCCGCTGCCCTTGGAAACCACCTACCGGGAGCACCTTCGCAGCAAGGTGGCGGATTTGAAGAACATCGGGAACCCGGGGGAAGCCGGCACCATCATCGGCGGTCTTTTTCTGGAGGAATTTGTGGCGGGAAAACCCTGGGCCCACATCGACATGGCGGGCGTGGGGTGGAACGCCGCCGGGACGCCCACCAGCGCTCCCGGCGCCACCGGCGCGGTGGTGCGAACATTTTTAAATTACCTTTGGTCTCTTCATCTGGGCCAACGGAGGGAGGCGACGGCGTGA
- a CDS encoding type 1 glutamine amidotransferase gives MTLTGKKVAILLEKDFQDLEVWYPALRLKEEGATVVFVGTTVKDYKGKFGYPATADVLVGQIRPAEFDAVVVPGGWAPDFLRRHETVLSFVRDMHRAGKPVAAICHAGWVLASAGLLRGKTVTSFSAIKDDVVNAGARWVDQAVAVDGCLITARTPDDLPAFCRELIAQMARVPAAR, from the coding sequence GTGACGCTCACAGGCAAAAAAGTGGCCATCTTGCTGGAGAAGGACTTTCAAGACTTGGAAGTCTGGTACCCGGCCCTGCGTTTGAAGGAAGAGGGCGCGACCGTCGTCTTCGTCGGAACAACCGTCAAGGATTACAAAGGAAAATTTGGCTACCCGGCGACGGCCGACGTCTTGGTGGGGCAAATTCGGCCGGCGGAATTCGACGCCGTGGTCGTTCCGGGGGGCTGGGCGCCCGATTTCCTGCGGCGGCACGAAACCGTTTTGTCCTTCGTCCGGGACATGCACCGGGCCGGAAAGCCCGTGGCGGCCATCTGCCACGCCGGTTGGGTCCTGGCTTCCGCGGGCCTCCTGAGGGGGAAAACGGTGACGTCCTTCTCCGCCATTAAAGACGACGTCGTGAACGCCGGGGCTCGTTGGGTGGACCAAGCCGTGGCCGTCGACGGCTGCCTGATCACCGCCCGCACGCCGGACGATTTGCCCGCCTTCTGCCGGGAATTGATTGCCCAAATGGCCCGTGTCCCGGCCGCCCGCTGA
- a CDS encoding Rieske (2Fe-2S) protein, with product MPRLKVCAVADLAPGDARVVPVNEKEVAVFNVGGAFHAMDNACPHRGAPLSDGRLEGKTVTCPWHGWQFDVSTGSLVVNPETRQTTYPVAVRDGCVYLSSKADA from the coding sequence GTGCCCCGCCTCAAAGTTTGCGCCGTGGCCGATTTGGCGCCCGGGGACGCCCGCGTCGTCCCCGTGAACGAAAAAGAAGTGGCCGTCTTCAACGTCGGGGGGGCTTTTCACGCCATGGACAATGCCTGTCCCCACCGGGGCGCGCCCTTGAGCGACGGCCGCCTGGAGGGAAAAACGGTGACGTGCCCCTGGCACGGCTGGCAGTTCGACGTCTCCACCGGGTCTTTGGTGGTCAATCCGGAAACCCGTCAGACCACGTATCCCGTGGCGGTTCGGGACGGATGCGTTTATCTTTCCTCCAAGGCCGACGCGTGA